A genomic segment from Clostridium pasteurianum BC1 encodes:
- a CDS encoding aldo/keto reductase, giving the protein MDKIRLGRTNLMVTRSGFGALPIQRVSFEEAKKILRKAYDNGINFFDTARMYSDSEEKIGYSLADIRKDIIIATKSHAKDKKTLLEHLQTSLKNLKTDYVDILQLHNPGELPNPEDPEGLYAGLLEAKKQGMIRFIGITNHKIDNAIEAANSELYDTIQFPLSSLSADNDLKLITKCKQKDIGVIAMKALSGGLITNAASTFAFLRQFDNLVPIWGIQRESELDEFIALEKNPPALDEAMWSIINKDRSELAGDFCRGCGYCLPCPAGIDIPTSARITLLLGRAPYKGFLEDNFKEKMELINNCIECGHCKNHCPYKLDTPNLLKRELKNYNEFYAKHK; this is encoded by the coding sequence ATGGATAAAATAAGATTAGGAAGAACAAATTTAATGGTAACAAGAAGTGGTTTTGGTGCCTTACCTATACAGAGGGTTTCCTTTGAAGAGGCTAAAAAGATTTTACGTAAAGCTTATGACAATGGAATAAATTTTTTTGATACTGCAAGAATGTATTCTGATAGTGAAGAAAAAATAGGTTATTCCCTTGCAGATATTCGAAAAGATATTATAATAGCTACTAAAAGTCATGCAAAAGATAAGAAAACTTTATTAGAGCATCTTCAGACAAGCTTAAAAAATTTAAAGACAGATTACGTAGATATTCTTCAGCTACATAACCCTGGTGAACTGCCTAACCCTGAAGATCCAGAAGGTCTTTATGCCGGTCTCTTAGAAGCTAAGAAGCAAGGCATGATTCGTTTTATAGGAATTACAAATCATAAAATAGACAATGCTATAGAAGCTGCAAATTCTGAACTATATGATACTATACAGTTTCCTTTAAGTTCTTTATCTGCTGACAATGATTTAAAACTCATAACCAAATGTAAGCAAAAAGATATTGGAGTCATTGCAATGAAAGCTCTTTCAGGTGGACTTATAACTAATGCCGCATCTACCTTTGCATTCTTAAGACAATTTGATAACCTTGTTCCAATATGGGGTATACAAAGAGAATCTGAATTAGATGAGTTTATTGCCCTTGAAAAAAATCCACCAGCACTAGATGAAGCCATGTGGTCCATTATTAATAAGGATCGTTCTGAATTAGCCGGAGATTTCTGCCGTGGCTGCGGATATTGTCTCCCATGCCCTGCTGGAATCGATATTCCTACCTCTGCAAGAATAACGCTGCTTTTAGGAAGAGCTCCCTACAAAGGTTTTTTAGAAGATAATTTTAAAGAAAAAATGGAACTAATAAATAATTGCATAGAATGTGGACACTGTAAAAATCATTGTCCATATAAACTAGATACCCCAAATCTTTTAAAAAGAGAACTTAAAAACTATAATGAATTTTATGCTAAGCATAAATAG
- a CDS encoding CAP domain-containing protein — translation MNKTIKSIIATLVIAGTVTTITPTIAKAAETTCTNSTTQQQISLKDILNKYPQFKNWTAATSTKATTSNTTTTEPTTNDTKPANSTTQNTATTQPTQNNNVQASSISAEANEVIRLVNVERSKNGLAPLKANAELSKVATTKAQDMIDKNYFSHTSPTYGSPFDMMKKFGINYTAAGENIAYGQKTPSDVMNSWMNSPGHRANILNSNFAEIGVGVAKDKNGTPYWVQMFINPGK, via the coding sequence ATGAATAAAACAATTAAATCGATAATTGCCACACTTGTTATAGCAGGAACTGTAACAACTATTACTCCTACTATTGCAAAAGCAGCAGAGACAACCTGTACTAACTCAACAACTCAACAACAAATTTCTTTAAAAGACATTTTAAATAAATACCCTCAATTTAAAAATTGGACAGCTGCTACTTCAACAAAGGCAACTACAAGTAATACAACAACTACTGAACCTACAACAAATGATACTAAACCTGCAAATAGCACCACACAAAATACTGCAACTACACAGCCAACACAAAATAATAATGTACAAGCTTCTTCTATAAGTGCAGAAGCAAATGAGGTAATCAGATTAGTTAATGTGGAAAGAAGTAAAAATGGACTAGCTCCACTTAAGGCTAATGCTGAATTGTCTAAAGTGGCCACAACTAAGGCTCAGGACATGATTGATAAAAACTATTTCAGCCACACTTCACCTACCTATGGTTCACCTTTTGATATGATGAAAAAATTTGGAATCAATTATACAGCGGCTGGTGAAAATATTGCCTATGGTCAAAAAACACCTTCTGACGTAATGAATTCATGGATGAATTCTCCAGGACATAGAGCAAATATATTAAATTCCAACTTTGCAGAAATTGGAGTTGGAGTTGCTAAGGATAAAAATGGAACTCCTTATTGGGTTCAGATGTTTATAAATCCTGGTAAGTAA
- a CDS encoding polysaccharide deacetylase family protein, which yields MKGKNFSSILKIAIIIIIFSVCIGYVEMIFLTGQNRHTNTGVDRSVVKASEIKIPVRNLVINSNISKGLLEENLQDVDKIPSSKKTAYLTFDDGPSADTTPQIIGILNKYNVKATFFVIGQSAVIHPEILKLEVNEGFIVANHTYSHNINYLYSDPKNLVEDFKKNEILLKSILPGYNSKLVRFPGGSRQRDKRYITAVKSEGYKIVDWNCLSMDAENTKYTVDDLINNVKNTSRGKNNLIILMHDSSGRQKTIEALPKIIEYLKAEGYAFEI from the coding sequence TTGAAAGGTAAAAATTTTAGTTCTATTTTAAAAATTGCAATTATAATTATAATTTTTTCAGTCTGTATTGGATACGTTGAAATGATTTTTTTAACCGGTCAAAATAGACATACCAATACTGGTGTTGATAGAAGTGTGGTTAAAGCATCTGAAATAAAAATTCCTGTAAGAAATTTAGTAATTAATTCTAATATCAGTAAGGGATTATTGGAAGAAAATTTACAGGATGTTGATAAGATACCTTCAAGTAAAAAAACAGCATATTTGACTTTTGATGATGGGCCATCTGCCGATACCACCCCCCAAATAATTGGTATTTTGAATAAATATAATGTAAAGGCAACATTCTTTGTTATTGGACAATCTGCGGTCATTCATCCTGAAATACTTAAGCTTGAAGTAAATGAAGGGTTCATAGTAGCTAATCATACCTATTCCCACAATATTAATTATCTTTACTCAGATCCTAAAAATTTAGTTGAAGATTTTAAGAAAAATGAAATTCTGTTAAAATCAATATTGCCAGGATATAATTCAAAATTGGTTAGGTTTCCAGGGGGATCTAGACAGAGAGACAAGCGGTATATTACAGCAGTGAAGAGTGAAGGTTATAAAATAGTTGATTGGAATTGTCTTAGTATGGATGCAGAGAACACTAAATACACTGTTGATGATTTAATAAACAATGTAAAAAATACTTCCAGAGGCAAAAACAATTTAATTATATTAATGCATGATTCATCAGGAAGGCAGAAAACAATAGAAGCCCTTCCTAAAATAATAGAATACTTAAAGGCTGAAGGATATGCTTTTGAAATTTAA
- a CDS encoding DedA family protein, with the protein MSTLMNFINGILHLDKSLGVIIQSYGMWTYLLIFLIIFCETGLVVTPFLPGDSILFATGALASIGSLNIFILFLIFFVSAVLGDTVNYSIGKKIGTGILEKKDLKYINKEYLEKAHKFYEKHGSMTIVIGRFIPIIRTFVPFVAGIGEMRYLHFIIYNVLGGFLWVTLFLVGGFFFGNLPLIKQNFSFVLVAIIIISIIPAIVAFIKGKQSGDNKGNDVSNAEIR; encoded by the coding sequence ATGAGTACTTTAATGAATTTTATTAATGGTATTTTACATCTTGATAAGTCTTTAGGTGTAATAATACAAAGCTATGGAATGTGGACATATTTACTTATATTTCTTATTATTTTCTGTGAGACTGGATTAGTGGTCACTCCATTTTTACCAGGAGATTCAATACTATTTGCGACAGGAGCATTAGCTTCTATTGGCTCACTTAACATTTTTATTTTGTTTCTGATATTCTTTGTATCAGCAGTATTAGGTGATACTGTAAATTATAGCATTGGGAAAAAGATAGGAACTGGAATATTAGAAAAGAAAGACTTGAAATATATAAATAAAGAATATCTTGAAAAGGCACATAAGTTTTATGAAAAGCATGGCTCAATGACTATAGTCATAGGAAGATTTATTCCTATAATAAGAACTTTTGTACCTTTTGTGGCCGGTATAGGAGAAATGCGTTATTTACATTTTATAATTTATAATGTATTAGGCGGATTTTTATGGGTAACGTTATTTTTAGTTGGTGGATTTTTCTTTGGAAATTTACCGTTAATAAAACAAAACTTTTCTTTTGTATTAGTTGCCATTATAATTATTTCAATTATTCCAGCAATTGTTGCATTTATTAAGGGAAAGCAATCAGGGGACAACAAAGGAAACGATGTTTCTAATGCAGAAATTAGATAA
- the uppP gene encoding undecaprenyl-diphosphatase UppP, translating to MSIFQAIVYGIVQGIGEFLPISSTAHLILVPWFFGWGDPGVAFDVALHLGTALAVILFFWKDWISLISSGFTKPKSENGKLFWLIIAATIPGGIFGVFLDNYMQNFRNPALIGIMLIIMGIVLYYADKIGSKEIEMEKIGLKRSLIVGFSQVLAVVPGVSRSGITMSAGRFMGIERESIAKFTFLLSSPIILGDALYHLKKMGNIPIDKGSFIVAVLTSAIVGALAIKFLLNYLKNKGFAIFSIYRFILGAVVIAVYFIKH from the coding sequence ATGAGTATTTTTCAAGCAATTGTATATGGGATAGTACAGGGAATTGGCGAGTTTTTGCCAATATCAAGCACAGCTCACTTAATATTAGTTCCATGGTTTTTTGGATGGGGAGACCCTGGGGTAGCTTTCGATGTAGCATTACACTTAGGTACTGCTTTAGCAGTTATCTTATTTTTCTGGAAGGACTGGATATCTTTAATAAGTTCAGGATTTACAAAGCCAAAATCAGAAAATGGAAAGTTATTTTGGCTAATTATAGCAGCTACAATTCCTGGAGGCATATTTGGAGTTTTTCTTGATAATTATATGCAGAATTTTAGAAATCCTGCACTTATTGGTATTATGCTTATTATAATGGGTATAGTATTATACTATGCTGATAAAATTGGTAGTAAAGAAATTGAAATGGAGAAGATTGGTTTAAAAAGAAGTCTTATTGTTGGATTCTCACAAGTATTAGCAGTTGTTCCAGGTGTATCACGTTCAGGTATTACTATGTCCGCAGGTCGTTTTATGGGAATAGAAAGAGAGAGTATTGCAAAGTTTACATTCTTACTTTCATCTCCTATAATATTAGGAGATGCCTTATATCATCTAAAGAAAATGGGAAATATACCTATAGATAAAGGTTCATTTATTGTAGCAGTTTTAACATCTGCTATAGTGGGCGCATTAGCCATCAAGTTTTTATTAAATTATTTGAAAAACAAGGGCTTTGCAATATTCTCAATATATAGATTTATCTTAGGTGCTGTTGTTATAGCAGTTTATTTTATAAAACATTAA
- a CDS encoding ferritin-like domain-containing protein — MKYYCPFVFDPLYPHMYRNENTMQPDPYTYPGNFPGALRLIEGAVAGEREDELFYDYLINAAPTQEAKNIIASIRDDEIKHNKMFRKIYTELTGKVLPPTQDMAFEKPPSYCDGIKRALQGELGAVQRYRRILFALQNRVHINMLTEIITDEIRHANLYNFLFTLGRCAEKGGE, encoded by the coding sequence ATGAAATATTATTGTCCTTTTGTTTTCGATCCACTTTATCCTCATATGTATCGAAATGAAAATACTATGCAGCCTGACCCTTATACTTATCCTGGAAATTTTCCAGGAGCGCTAAGGCTTATTGAAGGCGCAGTAGCTGGTGAAAGAGAGGATGAGCTCTTTTATGATTATTTAATAAACGCTGCCCCTACTCAGGAAGCTAAAAATATAATCGCAAGTATCAGAGATGATGAAATAAAGCATAACAAAATGTTTAGAAAGATTTATACAGAACTAACAGGAAAAGTATTACCCCCTACTCAGGATATGGCCTTTGAAAAACCACCATCATACTGTGATGGAATCAAAAGAGCACTGCAAGGAGAATTGGGCGCTGTTCAAAGATATAGACGAATCCTTTTTGCTCTTCAAAACAGAGTTCACATAAATATGCTTACTGAAATTATAACTGATGAGATTAGGCACGCAAACCTATATAATTTCTTATTCACATTAGGACGATGTGCTGAAAAAGGTGGAGAATAA
- a CDS encoding nitrogenase component 1 — protein sequence MAKVKKINLDFVDVENREKRLGTITAWDGSASDLVKESNYQIRALKKGKSCGGERGTGCKLCELKMPFNQQTMCSQSIVACQVGNIPDAILIEHSSIGCSAAHPRFNVGYKIGLIRRGKKVENIQIVSTNLLEKDMVFGATQKLRQSIQDAWVRFKPKAIFISAACATAIIGEDIASVAREAENELGIPVIPLSCEGFRSKHWSTGFDISQHGILRQIVNKHPKKQKDLINIIALWGTDYFSEMLNPIGLRVNYVIDMATVDELAQSSEAAASATFCFTLGSYMAAALEQEYGVPEIKAPQPYGLKGTDTWLREIGKLVNKENQVEEFIKKEHERVKPKIDELKEKLKGVRGFVATGSAYAHGIITVLKELGIEVNGSVVFHHDPVYDGGNEEQDTLKFLVDNYGDVEHFTVSKTQQFQFYGILRRVSPDFIIIRHNGLAPLAAKVGIPAFPLGDEHLPFGYQGIIRMGEALLEVLAHKKFGENLKRHVKLPYTKWWLDQEDPFILAKHPEILDEE from the coding sequence ATGGCAAAGGTAAAGAAAATAAATTTGGATTTTGTGGATGTGGAAAATCGTGAGAAGCGTTTAGGCACAATTACTGCTTGGGATGGTTCTGCATCAGATTTAGTAAAAGAATCAAATTATCAAATTAGAGCACTTAAAAAAGGAAAAAGCTGCGGCGGTGAAAGAGGAACGGGCTGTAAGCTTTGTGAATTAAAAATGCCATTTAATCAGCAGACTATGTGCAGCCAATCTATAGTAGCATGTCAGGTGGGAAATATACCTGATGCTATTTTGATTGAACATTCATCTATAGGTTGCTCAGCAGCTCATCCTAGATTTAATGTAGGATATAAAATAGGATTAATTCGTAGAGGAAAAAAGGTAGAAAATATACAGATTGTAAGTACAAATCTCTTGGAAAAGGATATGGTTTTTGGTGCAACACAAAAATTAAGACAGTCAATACAGGATGCATGGGTCCGTTTTAAGCCAAAGGCAATTTTTATTTCTGCGGCTTGTGCTACGGCAATCATTGGTGAGGATATAGCCAGTGTAGCTAGAGAAGCTGAAAATGAACTTGGAATTCCAGTTATTCCTCTATCCTGTGAAGGATTTAGATCTAAACATTGGAGTACTGGATTTGATATTTCTCAACATGGTATTTTGAGACAAATTGTAAATAAGCATCCTAAAAAGCAAAAGGATTTAATAAACATTATAGCTCTATGGGGTACTGATTATTTTAGTGAAATGCTGAACCCAATTGGACTTAGAGTAAATTATGTAATAGATATGGCTACTGTGGATGAATTGGCTCAAAGTTCAGAAGCAGCTGCATCAGCTACATTTTGTTTTACATTAGGTTCTTATATGGCAGCAGCATTAGAACAGGAATATGGTGTTCCAGAAATTAAGGCACCACAGCCTTATGGACTTAAAGGAACAGATACTTGGCTTAGAGAGATTGGTAAACTTGTAAATAAAGAAAATCAAGTAGAGGAATTTATTAAAAAGGAACATGAAAGAGTTAAACCTAAAATAGATGAATTAAAAGAAAAACTAAAGGGCGTAAGAGGATTTGTTGCAACCGGTTCAGCTTATGCTCATGGTATAATTACGGTTTTAAAAGAATTGGGTATTGAAGTAAATGGTTCTGTGGTATTCCACCATGATCCTGTTTATGATGGGGGAAATGAGGAGCAGGATACCTTGAAATTCTTAGTAGACAATTATGGAGATGTAGAGCATTTTACAGTAAGTAAAACACAGCAATTTCAATTTTATGGAATACTGAGGAGAGTTAGCCCGGATTTTATAATTATCAGGCACAATGGATTGGCTCCATTAGCTGCTAAGGTTGGCATTCCAGCATTCCCATTAGGAGATGAGCATCTTCCTTTCGGATATCAGGGAATAATTAGAATGGGAGAGGCATTATTAGAAGTTCTTGCTCATAAAAAATTTGGTGAAAATTTAAAGAGGCACGTTAAGTTACCATATACAAAGTGGTGGTTAGATCAGGAAGATCCATTTATACTTGCTAAGCATCCTGAAATTTTAGATGAAGAATAA
- a CDS encoding nitrogenase component 1 produces the protein MLGKLNSNEQTNSIVHPRYACAIGAAYTVAAIPRGIPLVHCGPGCVDKQYFILSYNNGYQGGGYSGASVIPSVNAGENEVVFGGAKKLDDLIKSSFKIMDGDLFVVLSGCIGELVGDDVGSIVKKYQKKGYPIVFAETGGFKGNNLIGHEIVTEAIIDQFVGEYHGEKEKGLINLWTEVPYFNTYWRGDFIEIKRVLEGAGFKVNILFGSESKGVEEWKNIPKAQFNLVLSPWVGVKTAKHLEEKYNQPYLHIPIIPIGAEETTKFIRQVVDFAGIDKEKAEEFIQKEEDRYYYFLDHFSDFFSEFWFGLPSKYAVIGDSAYNIALNKFLVNQLGLIPVKQIITDNPPEKYRQAIQEEYKRLADDVSTEVEFVEDGYIIEKKLKESDFGSSTPIIFSSAWERDVIKELKGLIVEISCPSSFEVVINRSYIGYTGALTLLEKIYTTSISNGV, from the coding sequence ATGTTAGGCAAATTAAATTCTAATGAACAAACTAATTCAATAGTGCACCCACGTTACGCCTGTGCCATAGGCGCAGCATACACTGTAGCAGCAATTCCTAGGGGAATTCCTTTAGTACATTGTGGACCAGGTTGTGTGGATAAGCAATATTTTATACTTTCTTATAATAATGGATATCAAGGTGGTGGATATAGCGGGGCATCTGTTATACCAAGTGTAAATGCTGGAGAAAATGAAGTTGTATTTGGTGGAGCTAAAAAGCTGGATGACCTTATAAAATCATCTTTTAAAATAATGGATGGAGACTTATTTGTAGTGTTGAGCGGCTGTATTGGAGAGCTTGTGGGAGACGATGTAGGTTCTATTGTTAAAAAATATCAAAAAAAAGGTTATCCAATTGTATTTGCAGAGACTGGTGGTTTTAAGGGAAATAATTTAATTGGCCATGAAATAGTTACTGAGGCTATAATAGATCAATTTGTGGGAGAATATCATGGAGAAAAGGAAAAGGGATTAATAAATCTTTGGACTGAAGTTCCTTATTTTAATACTTATTGGCGTGGAGATTTTATTGAAATTAAAAGAGTACTTGAGGGAGCAGGATTTAAAGTCAATATTTTATTTGGTTCAGAAAGCAAAGGAGTAGAGGAATGGAAGAACATTCCTAAGGCTCAGTTTAATTTAGTACTTTCTCCCTGGGTAGGAGTTAAAACAGCTAAGCATTTAGAAGAAAAATATAATCAGCCTTATTTACATATTCCTATTATTCCAATTGGTGCAGAAGAGACAACAAAATTCATACGTCAGGTTGTTGACTTTGCGGGAATAGATAAAGAAAAAGCTGAAGAGTTTATTCAAAAGGAAGAAGATAGATATTATTATTTCCTTGATCATTTTTCTGATTTCTTTTCTGAATTTTGGTTTGGGTTACCCTCTAAATATGCAGTTATAGGGGATAGTGCATATAATATAGCTTTAAATAAGTTTTTAGTAAATCAACTTGGATTGATTCCAGTAAAACAGATTATAACTGATAATCCGCCAGAAAAATATAGACAAGCTATTCAAGAGGAATATAAGCGTCTTGCAGATGATGTATCTACTGAAGTTGAATTTGTTGAAGATGGTTATATAATTGAGAAGAAATTGAAAGAGTCGGATTTCGGAAGCAGCACACCAATAATATTTTCTTCTGCTTGGGAAAGAGATGTAATAAAAGAATTAAAGGGGTTAATAGTAGAGATTAGTTGCCCATCTTCTTTTGAGGTAGTAATTAACAGGAGTTATATAGGATATACTGGTGCGTTAACTCTGCTAGAAAAAATATATACCACCTCAATAAGTAATGGTGTATAG
- the cooS gene encoding anaerobic carbon-monoxide dehydrogenase catalytic subunit yields MSEEKKISIDPSTLTMIKKAKDESIETAWDRKAILKTSCGFGTAGVCCRNCGLGPCRVSPVPGKGVQKGVCGATADVIVSRNFARMIAAGTASHSDHGRSIALDLYNSSVDGDIKVKDKTKLMKVAERFGIQTEDRDIYDIAHDVAKAGLEDYGRAFGEVNLPPTVPEKRKQVWKELNMIPRSIDREVVAVMHSTHIGCMADAEGMIKMAMRCSLGDGWLGSYMATEFSDIMFGTPQERFTQANLGVLEDNEVNIVLHGHEPTLSEMIIQASELPEMMELAKSVGADGINLCGMCCTANEAAMRHGVKLAGNFMQQELAVITGAVEAVIVDVQCILPSLAELSKNYHTKFITTSSKARIKGATHIEMGEENKLETAKNILKEAILNFKNRDKNKVMIPEFKSEAEVGYSVEEIINKLDKLVDEKTAEKQTVKPLVDVIVSGILKGAVAIVGCNNINTVQDEGHIEIIKGLIEKDIIVVVTGCSAQAAAKYGLLKKDAAEKYAGPGLQKVCELLDIPPVLHMGSCVDISRILELIGTIANYLNLDISDLPVAGAAPEWMAEKALAIGTYVVSSGIDTWLGIVPPVTGSPEVVDILTNKIEDWVGAKFYVEPDPHKTVEQIVNRLNEKRSKIRI; encoded by the coding sequence ATGTCAGAAGAAAAAAAGATTTCAATTGATCCAAGTACTTTAACTATGATAAAGAAAGCGAAGGATGAGTCAATTGAAACTGCTTGGGATAGAAAAGCTATTTTGAAGACTTCCTGTGGTTTTGGAACAGCTGGAGTCTGTTGTAGAAATTGTGGATTAGGTCCCTGTAGAGTAAGTCCGGTACCAGGTAAAGGTGTACAAAAAGGAGTATGTGGTGCTACCGCAGATGTTATAGTTTCAAGAAACTTTGCCAGAATGATAGCTGCAGGTACAGCATCTCACTCAGATCATGGAAGAAGTATAGCGCTTGATCTATATAATTCAAGTGTAGATGGTGATATTAAAGTTAAGGACAAAACTAAGCTGATGAAAGTAGCCGAGAGATTTGGAATACAGACTGAAGATAGAGACATATACGATATAGCTCATGATGTTGCAAAAGCAGGCTTAGAGGATTATGGCAGAGCTTTTGGAGAAGTAAACTTACCACCTACTGTCCCAGAAAAAAGAAAACAGGTCTGGAAAGAACTAAATATGATACCAAGATCCATAGATAGAGAAGTTGTAGCTGTCATGCATTCAACCCATATAGGATGTATGGCTGATGCTGAAGGCATGATAAAGATGGCAATGAGATGTTCATTAGGGGATGGTTGGTTAGGTTCCTATATGGCAACTGAATTTAGTGATATAATGTTTGGAACTCCACAGGAAAGATTTACTCAGGCAAATTTGGGAGTTTTAGAGGATAATGAAGTAAATATAGTACTGCATGGACATGAGCCAACTCTTTCAGAAATGATTATACAAGCCTCTGAATTACCGGAAATGATGGAACTTGCTAAATCTGTAGGAGCAGATGGAATTAATTTATGTGGTATGTGCTGCACTGCTAATGAGGCTGCTATGAGACATGGTGTTAAATTAGCAGGTAACTTCATGCAGCAGGAATTGGCTGTAATAACTGGAGCTGTAGAAGCTGTAATAGTTGATGTGCAGTGTATATTGCCATCACTAGCTGAACTTTCAAAAAACTATCATACTAAATTTATAACAACTTCATCAAAGGCCCGTATTAAGGGGGCAACTCATATAGAAATGGGTGAAGAAAATAAATTAGAAACAGCTAAAAACATATTGAAGGAAGCTATATTAAATTTCAAAAATAGAGATAAAAATAAAGTTATGATACCAGAGTTTAAATCTGAAGCAGAAGTTGGCTATAGTGTTGAAGAGATAATCAATAAGCTAGACAAGCTTGTGGATGAAAAAACAGCTGAAAAACAGACAGTTAAACCTTTAGTAGATGTTATAGTGTCAGGAATTTTAAAAGGTGCTGTCGCTATAGTGGGCTGCAATAACATAAATACAGTTCAGGATGAAGGTCACATAGAGATAATTAAAGGGCTAATAGAGAAAGATATTATAGTAGTAGTTACAGGGTGTTCTGCTCAAGCAGCAGCAAAATATGGATTACTTAAAAAAGATGCAGCTGAAAAATATGCTGGCCCAGGACTTCAAAAAGTATGTGAATTATTAGATATTCCACCAGTACTTCATATGGGTTCTTGTGTTGATATAAGTCGTATATTAGAACTTATTGGAACTATAGCGAATTATTTGAATTTGGATATAAGCGATTTACCAGTTGCAGGTGCAGCTCCAGAATGGATGGCGGAAAAAGCTTTAGCCATTGGAACTTATGTAGTATCTTCTGGTATAGATACATGGCTTGGAATAGTTCCACCGGTTACAGGAAGTCCAGAGGTAGTAGATATACTAACCAATAAAATAGAAGATTGGGTTGGTGCAAAGTTTTATGTAGAACCAGATCCACATAAAACAGTTGAACAAATAGTTAATAGACTTAATGAAAAACGCAGCAAAATACGTATATAA